A stretch of DNA from Anaerobacillus isosaccharinicus:
TACAATCATGGGAATGATAGTAGAAAAGTATTCAGTTGCTATTCTACGCATTGAAAGGTTTTGGAGGTTAACATGCAACAATCTTCAAGGAAAATTCGCAAACGTACGTCAAAACGAACAGAAAAACGCATTCAATTAACATCTGCACAGAGGCTGAAGTTTGAAAAACTTCTTGAAAAGTTGGAACTTCCTTTCAGGAATGAAAAACTAATAATTCAAGCATTTACACATTCATCCTATGTGAATGAGCATCGCATTCGCCCGTTCGATGATAATGAACGGTTAGAATTTTTAGGAGATGCGGTTTTAGAGTTAGCAGTTTCACAATATCTCTATAAAAAGTATGAAACTATGAGTGAAGGTGAAATGACGAAGCTTAGAGCTGCCATTGTCTGTGAGCCATCCCTTGCAAAATTTGCTATGGATTTAGCATTTGGTGAAATTGTTCTTCTTGGAAAAGGTGAGGAGATGACAGGTGGTAGAGAACGTCCTGCACTACTTGCGGACATATTCGAAGCGTTTGTCGGGTCCTTATACTTAGATCAAGGATTAGAAGCCGTTTATCACTTTTTAAACCATACGATTTATCCTAAAATTGATGAAGGTGCTTTTTCTCATATGATGGATTTTAAAAGCCAGCTTCAAGAATATATTCAAAGAGATGGGCTTGGATCGATTCAATATCATATTGTTCAAGAACGAGGTCCTGCTCATGCACGTGAGTTTGTTTCGGAAGTCATTTTAAATGACGAGAAGCTTGGGCTTGGAATTGGTAGATCTAAAAAAGAAGCCGAACAACAAGCTGCTCAAAAAGCTTTAGAAAAACTAATGGAAAATTAAGACTATTGCTTTTGTATTGAACACAGCAGTTTCTCGGCTTAGCTAAAAAAAAGATCTCCTTCGCTTGAAGGAAATCTTTTTTTTTTATTTTTTTCGTAACTTTCCTAATTCTGAAATGATGGCATCAATTTCACTTACACTAAAAGATTTTTTACTCATAATCATTTCGTAGATATCAACAAGGTCTTCATAATTATCAGTATCAAAACTTTCTGGTCTCATTGCCCCACCATTTACTACTTGAAGCTTTTCTTTAATATTCGTAATGATTAACTCAATATTTTCACGACTATTTTCTTTTAAATTCATTTTTCCCATCCTTTCAGAAAGCACCTATAATAGTATTGTACCACTTCTACTTTCATTTTCATAAAAATTGCTTTCGTACTATAAAACACCATAACATCGTCTAAAAAGTATGGTAAAATAGATAAGTTAACTATAGCATAAGTTGAAACGAAACATAGATTAAAAACCATTAATGGGGTGGAGAAATAATGTTCCTCAAAAGATTAGATGTAGTAGGTTTTAAATCCTTCGCTGAGCGAACATCGATCGATTTTGTTCCTGGTGTAACAGCTGTGGTCGGTCCTAACGGAAGTGGAAAAAGTAACATATCCGATGGAATCCGCTGGGTGTTAGGGGAGCAGTCAGCTAAATCACTTCGAGGAGCGAAGATGGAAGATATCATTTTTGCTGGAAGTGATTCACGAAAACCGTTAAATTTTGCAGAATTAACATTAACGTTAAATAATGAAGATCATCATTTAGCGATCGATTATAGTGAAGTAAGTGTGACTCGCCGTGTTTATCGTTCCGGTGAAAGTGAGTACTATATTAATAAACAAAGTTGTCGTCTTAAAGATATTCATGAACTTTTTATGGATTCTGGATTAGGTAGAGAAGCTTATTCAATTATTGGACAAGGAAAGATTGAAGAAATCTTAAGTAGTAAATCTGAAGAGCGAAGAGTCATTTTTGAAGAAGCGGCAGGAGTATTAAAATATAAAACTAGAAAACAAAAAGCAGAAAGAAAACTTGCTGAAACACAAGAAAATTTATTTCGCGTTGAAGATATCTTACATGAGTTAGGTAGTCAAGTTGAACCATTGAAAATACAAGCCTCAATGGCAAAGGATTATCTTGAAAAGAAAGATGAACTAGAAAAGGTTGAAGTTGGTTTATTAGTATTTGAGATCGAGGAATTACATACTAGTTGGGAAGAGCAAAAAAAGAAGGTGCTTCAACTTTCGGAAGAGCAACTCCAAACTTCTTCTAAAATAAAAGTGGAAGAAGTAAAAATAGAAGAATTTAGATCAAAAATGCAAGCACTAGATGAATCTATTAATGACCTTCAAGATGTTCTTCTCGTTACAAGTGAGCAACTTGAGAAAAGAGAAGGACAAAAAGAGGTTTTAAAGGAAAGAAAGAAAAACTATCATCAAACAAAAGAAAGCCTTTTAAAGAAAATCGAAGTGTTAAAAGAAAAAAAACAATATGCAGAGGAAAGCTTAAAAAATGAGTTAGAAAAACGGGATGTTTTTAAAGAAAACCTTAAGGCCTCCAAAAGTCAGTTAGAGCAAGAAACGAGCCTCTTAATCTCATTAGAAGAGGATATCGAAACTGAATTAGAACGAATGAAATCAGATTACATTGAAGTGTTAAATGAACAAGCTTCAATTCGTAATGAAATTCGCTATTTAGAAGAGCAACTGAGACAGCGGAAACTGAAAAGTGGGCATTTAGACAGTAGTAATATTTCGTTATTGGAGCAAAGAGAGGCACTGGTTGCGAAAGAAAAAAGTTTACAGGAAAAACTGTTAACTAAGCAAACCTCTTTAGAGGAACATATTCAATTATATCGCAAAGAGAGTCAAGAATTCGAGAAGTTGATTGAAAATTATCAAAAGAAAGAAACTCAACTTTATCAAGCGCTTGGACATGTACAACAAATAAGATCTCGAAAAGAAGTTCTAGAGGAAATGCAAGCGGATTTTGCAGGTTTCTTTCAAGGAGTTAAAGAAATCTTAAAAGCGAGGGAGACGACGCTAAAGGGAATAGAGGGAGCAGTTGCTGAGCTTATTACTGTGCCTAAAAATATTGAACTTGCTGTTGAAACTGCTTTGGGTGGTGCGATGCAACATATTGTCGTAGGTGCTGAAGAAGATGGAAGGCAAGCAATTCAATTTTTAAAAGCACGTCGTCTAGGGAGAGCGACATTCCTACCCTTATCAGTGATAAAAGCTAGAGATTTACCATCTAATGAGAAAGTAAAATTGCTTGCTCACCCAGCGTTTGTAGGTAGTGCCATTGATTTAATTCAATTCGAAGAAAAGTATCGAGGCGTTATTTCTAATTTACTAGGGTCTGTTGTCATCGCCAAGGATCTTGAAGGCGCAAATGAACTAGCAAAAATTCTTTATTATAAAAATCGTATCGTTACTCTTGATGGAGATGTAGTTAACCCAGGTGGCTCGATGAGTGGGGGAAGTGTGAAACAAAAAGGCACTCCATTACTTGGGAGACAACGTGAGCTAGAAGAGCTAGTGGCCAAACTAATATCGATAGAAGAACAAACAAAATTAATGGAAGCCAAAGTGAAATCTCTAAAAGATTCTCGTCAAACGAAGGAAGTACTATTAAATGAACTTCGTAAAGAAGGAGAGCTTTTTAGAAGTGAAGAGCAACAACTAAAAGGAAAACTCCGTGAGTTTGAAATTGAAGGGAAAAACCTAAACGAACGACTATCACTATATGACAAGGAAAAAGCGTCTTTTCAATCGGAAGTAAACGAAATAGAAGGAAAGTTACTTAAATTAACTAATAGGCTAGCGGAAGCGACCGAATTAAAAGAACAGCTTGATGAGCAGGTTCAGAATTTAACTGAAAAGAAAAAATTGCAACAAACTTCTAAAGCTTCTTTAACAGAATGCATTACTGACCTAAAGGTTCAAGTTGCAAAGGAAGAAGAACAATATCGGAACCAGCATGAGCGTGTTCAAGCGATGATCTTAGAAAAAGATAGTCTTGATAAAGAATGGATTGAAACAGATGAGGAATACTGGTTGCTAGAGCGGGAAATGAGCGACAATACAACAGGTGAGGAGTCTCTAGATGAAATCATTGAAAAGAAACGTCGTGAAAAAGAACGAACGTTTACCCTTATTCAGGACCGGCGTAAAGAAAGATTATCATTACAAACGTCTCATGATGACCTAGAAAAAGAGCTAAAAGAACATAAACGTAATCAAAGGCAACTGTCAGATTATCTTCATACCGAAGAAGTTAAGGTCAATCGTTTAGATGTAGAACTTGAAAACCGTCTTGAAAAGCTTTCGAATGACTATGAAATGAGCTTTGAAATGGCAAAAGCGAATTATCCCCTTACTTTAGATGCGAAAGCAGCAAAATCAAAAGTGAAGTTAATTAAACTAGCAATTGATGAGCTTGGAACAGTCAATATCGGGGCAATTGAAGAATATAGTCGCGTTTCTGAGCGTTATACGTTCTTAGCAGAACAAAAGGCAGATTTACAAGAAGCAAAAGAAACGCTATACCGTGTCATTGGAGAGATGGATGAGGAAATGTCAACTCGCTTTGAGGAAACCTTTCTTCAGATTAAATCGCATTTTCAAGGTGTCTTTCAGCAACTGTTTGGTGGTGGAAAAGCAGATCTTATCTTAAGTAATCCTGACAATATTTTAACAACTGGTGTTGAAATCGTGGCTCAACCCCCTGGGAAAAATCTGCAAAATTTAGCCCTACTATCAGGTGGAGAACGGGCGTTAACCGCAATTGCCTTGCTATTTGCGATCTTAAAAGTAAGACCTGTACCATTTTGTGTACTAGATGAGGTAGAGGCTGCTCTCGATGAAGCAAACGTAAGTAGATTTGCACATTTCTTAAAAGATTTTAGTAAAGAAACACAATTTATCGTTGTAACTCACCGAAAAGGGACGATGGAAGAAGCAGATGTCCTTTATGGTGTGACGATGCAAGAATCAGGTGTATCGAAACTAGTTTCAGTTCGATTAGAAGAGACAGCGCAACTAATTACAACTTAAGTTAAATTACAGTTGAGAGCGTAAGTTTTGAGTTATTATTGTGTTTGCTTCAAAGTCTTAACTGGAGGAATAACTCTACATTCTACACTTTACACTCTAAACTTCAATCAAGGAGGATAAGAAAATGAGTTTTTTTAAAAAGCTTAAAGAGAAAATTACGCTACAAACAGAAACAGTAACTGAAAAATTTAAAGAAGGTTTAACGAAAACGAGAGATTCTTTTGTAGGGAAAATGAATGATCTTGTGAAAAACTATCGCAGTGTTGATGAGGATTTTTTTGAAGAGTTAGAAGAACTTTTAATTAGTGCTGATGTTGGTGTCACAACAGTGATGGATCTGATTGATGAACTTAAAGATGTGGCAAGAACTCGTAATATCAAAGATTCTGAACAACTACAACCGGTTATTTCTGAGAAACTCGCTGAACTTTTGCAAAAAGATGAAGCAGACTCAAAGTTAAACATTCAAGAATCTGGGATGACTGTCATTTTAATGGTCGGAGTTAATGGTGTTGGTAAAACAACAACAATTGGGAAACTAGCAAATAAGTTCAAACAAGAAGGGAAATCGGTCCTTTTAGCAGCAGGTGATACATTTCGTGCCGGAGCGATTGAGCAACTCGAAGTTTGGGGCCAGCGCGTAGGTGTAGATGTCATTAAGCAGCAATCAGGTTCGGATCCGGCTGCAGTAATGTTTGATGCAGTTCAAGCAGCCAAATCTCGCGGTGTTGATGTTCTTTTATGTGATACGGCAGGAAGATTACAAAACAAAGTAAACTTAATGAATGAGTTAGAAAAAGTAAAGCGCGTCATTGAACGTGAAGTACCTGGTGCTCCTCACGAGGTGTTGCTAGTCCTGGATGCAACAACAGGTCAAAATGCTATGTCTCAAGCTAAAACATTCGGAAAAGCTACAGATGTTACAGGAATTGTTTTAACAAAACTAGACGGCACAGCAAAAGGTGGAATTGTGTTAGCGATCCGCCATGAATTAGACATCCCTGTAAAATTCGTTGGTTTAGGAGAAAAAGTTGATGACCTCCAAGAATTCGATGCCCAACAATTTGTTTACGGTTTATTTTCTGAAGTGCTGGAGAAGGCCGAGTCAGAGGAAATGTAGAATGTAAAATGCAGAATGTAAAATTGCTGAGGGGATTGCTTCGTAGCAGAACACTCATTAATTCTACATTTTACATTCTAAATTCTACATTTAATTTACACTGTTAAGAAAAAAACTTGACACTAATTTTTTGTTCGTGTATTATAAATATTCGTAAAGGGATTTTACTTAACAAGGGGGGCTATTCGTGTTAGAGAAAACGCTTCGTATGAATTATCTTTATGATTTTTATCAAAGCCTACTAACAACGAAACAACGCCAGTACATGCAATTGTATTACCTTGATGATTGGTCGTTAGGTGAAATCGCTGAAGAATATGAAGTTAGTCGTCAAGCCGTTTATGATAATATAAAAAGAACTGAAAATATGCTTGAAGAATATGAAGAGAAGCTTAGTCTCTTCTCGAAATTCGAAGAGCGTTCAACCCTTATAAAAAACTTAAAAACGGCGATAGAGAAAGACGCAACTACAGAATCTATATTATTGATCGTCGATTCTCTTGAGAGGTTAGACTAGGAGGCGACAAACATGGCATTTGAAGGCTTAGCAGAACGCTTGCAAAATACTTTAAATAAAATTAAAGGAAAAGGCAAGGTATCTGAGGCAGATGTAACAGCTATGATGCGAGAAGTTCGTTTAGCTTTACTTGAGGCAGATGTTAACTTTAAAGTTGTAAAAGAATTTATTGCAAATGTTAAAGAACGGGCAGTAGGGCAGGAAGTACTGAATAGCCTTACACCTGGTCAGCAAGTAATAAAAGTAGTAAATGAAGAGCTTACGAAATTAATGGGTGGCGAACAAAGTAAAATCGCTGTAGCAAAAAAGTCACCAACAGTTGTTATGATGGTAGGCTTACAAGGTGCGGGTAAAACAACAACAACTGGAAAGCTCGCAAATCATTTAAGAAAAAGCCAAAACCGCAAGCCGTTGCTTGTTGCAGGTGATATTTATCGACCTGCCGCAATCAAACAGCTTGAAACTTTAGGTGAACAATTGAATATGCCTGTTTTTTCACTTGGTGACAAGGTCAGCCCTGTTGAAATAGCAAAGCAAGCGATTTTAAAAGCGAAAGAAGAACATCTTGATTACGTACTTATCGATACAGCGGGACGTCTACATGTAGATGAAACATTGATGGGTGAGTTACAGCAAATAAAAGAAGCAGTTAACCCTGACGAGATTTTACTTGTTGTTGATGCAATGACGGGGCAAGATGCAGTAAATGTAGCTGAGAGTTTCAACGAACAACTGGGTTTAACAGGAGTTGTTCTTACAAAACTTGATGGTGATACCCGCGGGGGAGCTGCATTATCTGTTAAAGCAGTGACAAATACCCCAATAAAGTTTGCAGGTATGGGTGAAAAATTAGATGCACTCGAGCCGTTTCATCCTGATCGGATGGCGTCTAGAATTCTTGGAATGGGTGACGTTCTTACCCTTATTGAAAAGGCACAGTCTAATTTCGATGAAGAAAAAGCCCGTGAACTTGAAAAAAAGATGCGAACAGCAGACATTACATTTGACGATTTTCTTGATCAATTAGCTCAAGTTCGTAGCATGGGACCTCTTGATGAATTACTAGGTATGATGCCCGGAGCTAATAAGATGAAGGGCCTTAAGAATGTCCAAGTTGATGAAAAGCAAATTGGTCATATTGAAGCGATTGTTCGTTCGATGACGAAAAAAGAAAAAGAAGATCCGTCGATTTTAAATGGTAGTCGTAAAAAAAGAATTGCTAAAGGTAGCGGAACGACCATTCAGGAAGTAAACCGTCTTATTAAGCAATTTGATGATATGAAAAAAATGATGAAACAAATGTCAAATATGACAGGAAAAGGGAAGAAAAAAGGGAAGTTTAAGTTCCCTTTCATGTAAAAAGTGACCTCTTTTGTTGTTAAGATTTTCTTTTGTAAAGTTTTTTTACTTTACTAGTTTTCAACTAGTGAGTTTTATGATAATATACCTAATTGTGTGAATTAATTTTGGAGGTGAAATATAAATGGCAGTAAAAATTCGTTTAAAACGTATGGGTTCAAACAAAGCCCCATTTTACAGAGTAGTAGTTGCTAACTCTCGCGCACCACGTGATGGTCGCTTTATCGAGGAAATCGGCACATACAATCCGCTAGTTAATCCAATCGATTTTAAGGTTAACGAGGAAAAAGCTTTAAAATGGATGCTTGATGGCGCTAAGCCTTCTGACACAGTTCGTAACCTTTTCTCAAAAGCTGGTTTAATGGAAAAGTTACACAACGCTAAAAATGTAAAGTAATAAGAAAAGCGCAAGCGCTAGACAGCTATAAAAACTAAGGCTTTATTCATGTAAATGGTAGAGCCTGTTTTTTAAATTACTTACTATTTCGTAAGGGGTATGATAATTAATGAAAGAGTTAGTTGAAACAATTGCCAAAGCTCTTGTTGATCATCCCGATGACGTTCGTGTTACAGAAGTAGAACATGAGCAGTCCTTGACTTTACAGCTATCAGTCCATGCATCAGATATGGGGAAAGTTATTGGGAAGCAAGGACGAATTGCGAAAGCGATTCGCTCAGTTGTTTACGCAGCTGGGGCAAATCATAAAAAGCGCATAAACCTAGAAATTCTTTAAAAGGGCAAGGGGCTAACCTCTGCCTTTTTTTATACTTTCTCTTTTAGAATTCTCTTTTAGAATTTGTTGACTTGGTAATCCTTTTTGTAAGTTCTAATAAAATATTATGGTAAAATTGAGTAGTCAAAATCGTTCCAATTATAGAAATGAACGGGGTGTATGATGAAAGCCATAAAAAAAGTTATAGTAAAACAAATACTTACAGAAAATCGGAAACAAGCAATGTTAGATGATTTTTTAAAACAAAAAAAGCAAGTTGAAAAAGAAATAAAACAATTAGAGTTTCAATTACATAAAAAGCTTAAAGCTAGTAAAAACAACTATGAATATCAAAATGCCCTTAAATCTTCTTTTAATAAAGAAATTAAAGAGCGGAATGATAAAGTTAAGATTATTGATTTTCAAATAGGTCAACTTCAGGAGTTAGAAATTGGCACTGAAATTAAGGAACAAACGATTGATACATTGTATGAGATAAACGTAGGTGACGACTGGAACGTTTTTATGGAAGGCACCGAAATTATTATTAAAGATGGGATTGTTTTTGAAATACGAGAAGGAGGTAACAAAATTAATGACTAAATGGTTTAATGTAGGAAAAGTTGTCAACACTCATGGCGTTAGAGGTGAAGTAAGGGTAATTTCTTCAACTGACTTTGCAGATGAAAGATTTGCATTAGGGTCAACCCTTTACTTAGAACATGAAAATTTTAAAGATAAAGTTAAATTAAAGGTCACTAGTCATCGTCAACACAAAAACTTTGATTTACTAACCTTCGAAAATTACCCAAATATTAATGATGTAATCGTCTTTAAAGGTGGTTTTTTACAAGTGCCAGAAGATCAACTTTCAGACTTAGAAGATGAAGAGTATTACTATCATGAAATTATTGGTTGTACTGTTTTCACTGAAGAAGGCGACGAATTAGGGAAAATTAGAGAAATCCTTGCTACAGGTGCCAACGATGTTTGGATTGTACAACGTAAAAATGGTGGTAAAGATCTTTTAATACCATACATAGAGCAAGTTGTTAAACAAGTAAATATTGATGAGAAGCGAGTTGTTATTCATTTAATGGAGGGTCTTGAGTAAAGATGCGTTATGATGTCCTAACTTTATTCCCAGAAATGTTTACTGGAGTGCTCGGATCATCGATTTTGAAAAAAGCCGAAGAAAGAAAACTTGTATCATATAATGTTATTGATTTTCGTGCTTACTCTGAGGACAAGCATAGCCGAGTGGACGATTATCCTTATGGTGGCGGTGGTGGTATGGTATTAACACCACAACCTATTTTTGATGCGATTGAGGATATTACGAAAGAAAAAAGCTCCGGAAAGAGACGTATCATTTTGTTATGTCCACAAGGTGAGCGCTATACTCAAAGAAAAGCAGAAGAGCTAGCAGAGTTTGAGCAATTAATATTTATTTGTGGTCATTATGAAGGATATGATGAGAGAATTCGCGAGCATCTCGTCACGGATGAGATCTCAATTGGTGATTATGTTTTAACTGGTGGGGAATTAGGAGCAATGGTTATTATTGATAGTGTTACACGACTATTAACAGGTGTGCTAGGAAATGAGACTTCTGCAGTGACCGATTCTTTTAGTACAGGCTTATTAGAATATCCCCATTATACAAGACCAGTTGATTTTCGCGGTTTAAAAGTTCCTGACGTCCTTTTATCTGGTCATCATAAAAATATTGACGAGTGGCGGCACCAAGAAGCAATAAAAAGGACCCTAAAAAGGAGACCAGATTTACTTAAAGATCGTGAGCTATCTAAACGTGAAAAAGAATGGATCGATACTTTTAAAGATAATTTATAAAAAAGCTATTCTCTACTTGTAACTGATGGTTGCTTGTGTTATTATATTCCTTGTGGCTAAGGCCAGAATCAAGATGTTCCGCTGCAAAAAGAATTGGAATGAGCATCTGTTAGGGAAGGAGGGAACGATACGATGAACAACATTATTCAAGAAGTAACTAAAGAGCAATTAAGATCTGATCTTCCAGCTTTCCGTCCTGGAGACACTATTCGTGTTCACGTTAAGGTAGTTGAGGGAACTCGTGAGCGTATTCAGGTTTATGAAGGTGTCGTAATTAAGCGTCGTGGATCAGGTATTAGTGAAACTTTCACTGCACGTAAGATTTCTTATGGTGTAGGTGTTGAACGTACATTCCCATCACACTCGCCGAAGATCGATAAGATCGAAGTTATGCGTCGTGGTAAAGTACGTCGTGCTAAATTGTACTACTTACGCGCTCTTCGTGGAAAAGCGGCTCGTATTAAAGAAATTCGATAATCAATTTTTAGTAAAAAAGGAGCTTGAATTTCAAGCTCCTTTTTTCAGCTAAATTTTTAATAATGCAAATTATACTATACGAGTAATTAGTTAAGATATAATAATGAAATAGAAATGAAGTAAATGGGGGATAGATACATGTCCAGTGTTAAAAGTGAGTCTTGGGAATGGTTAAAAGCCATTTTTATTGCACTATTTCTTGCATTTGTTATTCGATATTTTTTATTCGCTCCCATCGTTGTAGATGGTCAGTCAATGATGCCTACGCTACAAAATAGTGACCGTTTAATAGTTAATAAAATTGGTTATACAATAGGTAAACCTGATCGTTTTGATATTGTTGTATTCCACGCGACAGCCGAAAAGGATTATATTAAGCGTGTAATTGGTATACCTGGAGATTCTATTTACTATGAGAATGACACTTTACATATTAACGGTGAACCTGTTGATGAGCCATATTTAAGTGATTATAAGCAAAATGCCTATAGTTTGCCGTTTACAGGTGACTTTTCATTGAAAGACTATACTGGACATGATGTTGTTCCAGAAGGTCATATATTTGTCTTAGGCGATAATAGACAACATAGTAAAGATAGTCGGCATATAGGTTTTATTCCATATGAACATGTTGTAGGAAGTGCCAATGTTGTTTTTTGGCCTTTTTCTGAAATTAGAATAGCAAAGTAGGTGTAGTGATGACGACGATACAATGGTTTCCAGGTCATATGGCCAAAGCCCGTCGTGAGGTAACCGAGAAATTAAAACAAATTGATGTTGTGTTTGAATTAGTCGATGCTAGGGTTCCACTATCATCAAGAAATCCAATGATTGATGTATTAGTGAGTCATAAACCTCGGCTTATTCTGTTAAATAAAGCGGATTTAGCTGATCCTTATATAACTGAGCAATGGAGCCGTTATTTTCAAGGAAAAGGATTTAAAGTGATTTCCATCGATTCTCAAACAGGAAAAGGTACCGAGAAAATTCCAACTGTTGCAAAAGAGCTTGCTGTAGATTTACTAGAAAAGCTAAAAGCAAAGGGAATGAAGCCAAGGGCGATACGTGCTTTAATTTTAGGGATTCCTAATGTTGGAAAGTCAACGTTAATTAACAGATTAGCCAAAAAGAAAATTGCTAAAACTGGTGACCGTCCTGGAATTACAAAACAGCAACAATGGATTAAGGTAGGCAGTGAATTAGAATTATTAGATACTCCAGGGATTCTCTGGCCGAAGTTTGAAGATCAAATAGTTGGTCTACGTTTAGCTGCAACAGGGGCAATTAAAGATGAAATTCTTGATTTTCAAGATGTTGCCGTTTTTTTACTAAAGTACTTAAAAGAACAATACCCTAAACCTTTGATGGAACGCTTTAAGCTGACCGAAATCAATGAGGATGTTATTGAACTTTTTGATGCCATTGGTAGGAACCGCGGTTTATTAATGAGTGGTGGCTATATTGATTACGATAAGGCTGCAGAGTTGATTCTTCGTGAGTTTCGTTCTTGTAAAATTGGTAAAATCTCATTAGAAAAGCCTGAATAGATGAAAGGTGCGCATAAACAAGCGTGCCTTTTTCAATTGATAGCAACTAAGAGTGATGATGTTTCTTTAGTTAGAGTTTAAAGTATAATGGGAAACAACTAAAGGCTGGGACTTAACAATATGTCCTAAATGGCCGATATTACATAAAAATAAATGAATATTTGCTTTTGGAGAGTTCCTTTCAGTTATGGGAATTAAGACATCCTTTATAGAATGGTAGTGTGAAAAGTGAAATTATCAATTAAAGAAATAGAAAACATATTTCAAAATGAGAATATTTCTGAACAATTTTTATTGAAAGTAAAAAAAGATGAGCGAATAGGTGTCCAAAAAGTCTATGCAAGGTGGAAGAGTACGATAGCGAAGCAAGAACTATTAGAAGCTCAATTTGAAGAAATGCTCCACTATGAACGTGAAGTTAGAAGTAATGGTGTTGCCTATATAGCTGGGATCGATGAAGTAGGGAGAGGCCCTTTAGCTGGACCGGTAGTAGCTGCTGCAGTCATTCTACCAGAAGACTTCCGTTTATTAGGCCTCACCGATTCAAAAAAGGTATCAAAAAAAAGTCGCGAAGAATTTTTTGAGATTATTTATTCCAAAGCCATTTCGATCGGTCTTGGATTTGTGTATGCCAATGAAATCGATCGAATTAATATTTACGAAGCTACTAAACTAGCAATGCTTAAAGCTCTTAGTGAACTTACCATTCATCCGGAGCATTTATTAATAGATGCGATGACGCTCCCAACACAGATTTCGCAAACATCGATTATAAAGGGAGATAGTAAAAGTATATCAATTGCAGCTAGTTCAATTATTGCGAAAGAAACTAGAGATCAGTATATGGAGAAGCTTAGTAAAAAATATCCCCATTACGGTTTTGAAAACCATATGGGTTATGGAACGAAAGAGCATTTACAAGCAATTGATAAATATGGCATCTGCGATGAGCATCGAAAATCATTTTCCCCTGTTCGCGAACGTTGCTTAACAAATACGTTATTTTAATGATTTGGTTGTTTTTTTGTATCTGCATCTAAGACTTATTTAAAGAATAGGTGGTGAAAAGTTTTGTTTCAAGCAAATATTGTTCATTCCCTTTTAAGAGGATTGGATCCAATTCATCAAAAATCAATTTCGTTAACTCCAGGACAAATTTTTAACGGGAAAATATTAAAATTGTATCCTGGTCAATTAGCTTCTTTACAATTAGGTGGTTTAACATTAACAGCGAAGCTTGAAGCCGCCTTAACTGTAGGAAGCCGTTATTGGTTTCAAGTTCAGCCGGGAGAAGGTCTCCCAGTGTTAAAAGTTCTTGAAGGATCAACCCAAAATGAAAAACCTAGAGGAAGAGAAAGTGAAAACATTTTAAGACAACTAGGACTTAGTTATTCTAAGCAAAGCGAGATGCTTG
This window harbors:
- the ylqF gene encoding ribosome biogenesis GTPase YlqF, which gives rise to MTTIQWFPGHMAKARREVTEKLKQIDVVFELVDARVPLSSRNPMIDVLVSHKPRLILLNKADLADPYITEQWSRYFQGKGFKVISIDSQTGKGTEKIPTVAKELAVDLLEKLKAKGMKPRAIRALILGIPNVGKSTLINRLAKKKIAKTGDRPGITKQQQWIKVGSELELLDTPGILWPKFEDQIVGLRLAATGAIKDEILDFQDVAVFLLKYLKEQYPKPLMERFKLTEINEDVIELFDAIGRNRGLLMSGGYIDYDKAAELILREFRSCKIGKISLEKPE
- a CDS encoding ribonuclease HII; this encodes MKLSIKEIENIFQNENISEQFLLKVKKDERIGVQKVYARWKSTIAKQELLEAQFEEMLHYEREVRSNGVAYIAGIDEVGRGPLAGPVVAAAVILPEDFRLLGLTDSKKVSKKSREEFFEIIYSKAISIGLGFVYANEIDRINIYEATKLAMLKALSELTIHPEHLLIDAMTLPTQISQTSIIKGDSKSISIAASSIIAKETRDQYMEKLSKKYPHYGFENHMGYGTKEHLQAIDKYGICDEHRKSFSPVRERCLTNTLF